One segment of Humidesulfovibrio mexicanus DNA contains the following:
- a CDS encoding Hsp20/alpha crystallin family protein yields MLRQWLPVLRRRSEDALRPMSIADMMEEFWKSPFEPFPAEFGKSVFGASGFPAVNISETDKDIRVDAELPGLDPKDVEVSLDGGALVIRGEKKFEEDKKKDSFHRIERSYGSFTRTVPLPAPVEAKGVTAKFVKGVLRVALPKAKPAQPAHTIQIEGE; encoded by the coding sequence ATGCTGAGACAATGGCTCCCCGTTCTGCGCAGGCGTTCGGAAGACGCGCTGCGCCCCATGAGCATCGCGGACATGATGGAGGAGTTCTGGAAGAGCCCCTTCGAACCCTTCCCGGCGGAGTTCGGCAAAAGCGTCTTCGGGGCGTCGGGATTCCCGGCGGTCAACATTTCGGAGACGGACAAGGATATCCGCGTGGACGCCGAACTGCCGGGCCTGGACCCCAAGGATGTCGAAGTCTCCCTGGACGGCGGCGCGCTGGTCATCCGGGGGGAGAAGAAATTCGAGGAAGATAAGAAGAAGGACAGTTTCCACCGCATTGAGCGCAGCTACGGCAGTTTCACCCGGACCGTGCCGCTGCCTGCCCCGGTGGAAGCCAAGGGCGTGACGGCGAAATTCGTGAAGGGCGTGCTGCGCGTGGCGCTGCCCAAGGCCAAGCCCGCACAGCCCGCGCACACGATACAGATCGAGGGGGAGTAA
- a CDS encoding precorrin-8X methylmutase produces MSGVRDIRRGEDIEAESMRIIESEVPEPWPFAGAQWLVVRRMIHTTADFEMLDLARFHPDAVEAGLAALSRGCGIFTDTEMARAGIPARRTDLLGCTVRCLMRDPDVLALSQAAGSTRARAAIDFAVSDIRPEIYVIGNAPTALLRLLEHVEAGRATPALIVGMPVGFVNAAESKDLLLRQSRVPFITVAGRKGGSALAASAVNALADIVLQQRKEGSCALG; encoded by the coding sequence ATGAGCGGAGTGCGCGACATCAGGCGCGGAGAGGACATCGAGGCGGAGTCCATGCGCATCATCGAGTCGGAGGTCCCGGAGCCCTGGCCCTTTGCGGGCGCGCAGTGGCTTGTGGTGCGCCGCATGATCCACACCACCGCGGATTTTGAGATGCTGGACCTCGCACGCTTTCACCCAGACGCGGTGGAGGCGGGCCTGGCCGCGCTATCGCGCGGGTGCGGCATCTTCACGGATACGGAAATGGCCCGGGCGGGGATTCCGGCGCGGCGTACGGATTTGCTCGGCTGCACGGTGCGCTGCCTCATGCGCGATCCGGACGTGCTCGCGCTTTCCCAGGCTGCGGGCAGCACGCGCGCCCGCGCCGCTATTGACTTCGCCGTGTCGGACATCCGGCCGGAAATCTACGTCATCGGCAACGCGCCCACTGCGCTGCTGCGGCTGCTTGAGCATGTGGAGGCCGGACGCGCCACACCGGCCCTTATCGTCGGAATGCCCGTTGGCTTTGTCAACGCTGCGGAATCAAAGGACTTGCTCCTGCGTCAGAGCCGCGTGCCCTTCATCACCGTGGCGGGGCGCAAGGGCGGCTCGGCCCTGGCCGCGAGCGCGGTCAACGCCCTGGCGGATATTGTTTTACAGCAGCGCAAGGAGGGATCATGCGCTTTGGGATGA
- the deoC gene encoding deoxyribose-phosphate aldolase — protein sequence MRHRLLTSRSYVVIPTRGKERRSFMHDVNQLDIAALIDHTLLAPDATPAQVEMLCVQAVAHGFKAVCVNPWHLPRAVAVLDGRGPLPITVAGFPLGAGQTETKAREAGLAVEQGAVEVDMVLNIGALKGGDANAALRDIAQVVRACSGRPVKVILETCLLTDEEKALACRLAVDAGAAFVKTSTGFSRSGATEDDVRLLRRAVGLGFGVKASGGVRTLDDVLRMARAGADRIGTSSGVAILEQGAARRENA from the coding sequence ATGCGCCACAGGCTGTTGACCTCGCGCAGTTACGTGGTCATACCAACCAGAGGCAAGGAACGCAGGAGCTTCATGCACGATGTGAACCAGTTGGACATCGCGGCGCTTATCGACCACACGCTGCTTGCGCCGGACGCCACGCCCGCCCAGGTGGAGATGCTGTGCGTCCAGGCGGTGGCCCACGGCTTCAAGGCCGTGTGCGTGAACCCCTGGCATCTGCCAAGGGCCGTCGCCGTGCTTGACGGACGCGGGCCGTTGCCCATCACCGTGGCGGGGTTTCCCCTGGGGGCCGGGCAGACCGAGACAAAGGCGCGGGAAGCCGGGTTGGCGGTGGAGCAGGGCGCGGTCGAGGTGGACATGGTGCTGAACATCGGGGCGCTCAAAGGCGGTGACGCAAACGCCGCGCTGCGCGACATCGCCCAGGTGGTTCGCGCCTGCTCCGGGCGGCCGGTGAAGGTCATCCTTGAAACGTGTCTGCTGACCGACGAAGAAAAGGCGCTGGCCTGCCGCCTTGCTGTGGACGCGGGTGCTGCCTTCGTCAAGACGAGCACGGGTTTTTCCCGCTCCGGGGCCACGGAGGACGATGTGCGGCTGTTGCGCCGTGCTGTGGGGCTGGGATTCGGCGTCAAGGCGAGCGGAGGCGTCCGCACGCTGGACGATGTGCTGCGCATGGCGCGGGCCGGAGCCGATCGCATCGGCACATCCTCCGGGGTGGCCATTCTGGAGCAGGGAGCTGCAAGAAGGGAGAACGCATGA
- a CDS encoding MliC family protein has protein sequence MNRIIPAFALTLLSALFVAGPAFCGQTADARFEAPDGRQLRARFDIPGKRVRVTLPDGARLTLPLALSASGARYSDGRATFWEHHGDVRVERDGKLIFQGREAALLERERPVRVAASRFLEALAREDTSFAHRFPLGRFRCSLESEPGGGARDALCVHEPDAVMVQGGLASVLCAAAPHDAAQRGAFVQLDDALWLLLRREAEGHWQGVAWFLGQGQPRLGTEAAQSLGLPPGALEAIGWRVATP, from the coding sequence ATGAACAGGATTATCCCCGCTTTCGCCTTGACGCTGCTGTCTGCGCTATTTGTGGCGGGCCCCGCATTTTGCGGCCAGACAGCCGATGCGCGTTTTGAAGCGCCGGACGGCCGCCAGCTCCGTGCACGCTTCGACATCCCCGGCAAGCGCGTACGCGTGACCCTGCCCGATGGCGCCCGCCTGACGCTGCCGCTCGCCCTGTCCGCATCCGGGGCGCGGTACAGCGATGGCCGCGCAACCTTCTGGGAACACCACGGCGATGTCCGCGTCGAACGCGATGGCAAGCTCATATTCCAGGGCCGCGAGGCCGCTCTGCTGGAGCGGGAGCGCCCGGTCCGCGTGGCGGCGTCCAGGTTTTTGGAAGCCCTGGCGCGTGAGGACACGTCCTTTGCCCACCGCTTCCCTTTGGGTCGCTTCCGCTGCAGCCTGGAGTCGGAACCGGGCGGGGGGGCACGCGACGCCCTGTGCGTCCATGAGCCCGACGCCGTCATGGTGCAGGGCGGCCTGGCCTCGGTCTTGTGTGCGGCTGCTCCCCACGACGCAGCGCAGCGTGGAGCGTTTGTGCAGCTGGACGATGCGCTGTGGCTGCTGCTGCGGCGTGAAGCCGAGGGGCATTGGCAGGGCGTGGCCTGGTTCTTGGGCCAGGGGCAGCCCCGGCTCGGGACCGAAGCGGCGCAATCCCTCGGCCTGCCGCCCGGTGCGTTGGAAGCCATCGGGTGGCGGGTGGCCACGCCCTGA
- the qrcB gene encoding menaquinone reductase molybdopterin-binding-like subunit QrcB yields the protein MGLDRRGFITFVVGGVAGSLFTPAIWQSLDDASIWSQNWGWIPRVPKGEEKAVPALSKLCPAGCAVKVKTVGGQPFGVTGNKDNAHSKGGVCPICASGAQLMYSPARVQAPMKKVGEGKYEAIKWEDAEALLVEKLTALKDQDGKVAVISGDETGTANEVLSAMLVGMGGGVFTVMPGEMFTACQGVKLMGGAGQPGFDIAGSDLVLMVGADALNSWGATVANQKAFAAARPSVGEATAHFVYAGPVLNNTASVCDKWLAVPPTATATFCLALANALIESGAVCAAPDFADYKALAAKAAASFEAATGLKAEALKDLAAKIKAAKAPLVIGGASFGQGGGALDFVAAASLNVLLGRVGQQGGMTLLGNGPKAIAAAADRDAAKDAASFLSGVATGKATPAALIVYEANPAYALPQAAEMAKALGNIAFKVSFSTYMDETAALADLILPAPHPFERHDDALNPYGVAKATYLAGKPVVAKPVHDCKDPVDVLLAASGKLGLSLGFETYADVIKAKASALGADYDALAAGGIWTGEAKGGGLSLGAAALAKAAAAPLADKTVALAPVTRLAYGTASLATPPANLLVVRDTELKGKDFFVQINAATAKKLGVADGNQVKLTAGSGEVKARVHVNEGVAADTAAILLGFGHSAWDEFTKGKGENVYKILTVSDEPGTGMKVWAGSTVTVAKV from the coding sequence AAGCTGTGCCCCGCCGGTTGCGCCGTAAAGGTCAAGACCGTCGGCGGACAGCCTTTCGGGGTTACCGGCAACAAAGATAACGCCCACAGCAAGGGCGGCGTATGCCCTATCTGTGCAAGCGGCGCGCAACTCATGTACAGCCCGGCGCGTGTCCAGGCGCCCATGAAAAAGGTCGGCGAGGGCAAGTACGAGGCCATCAAGTGGGAGGACGCCGAGGCCCTTCTGGTTGAAAAGCTGACCGCCCTCAAGGACCAGGACGGCAAGGTCGCCGTCATCAGCGGCGACGAGACCGGCACGGCGAACGAGGTGTTGAGCGCCATGCTTGTCGGCATGGGCGGGGGCGTCTTCACCGTCATGCCCGGAGAAATGTTCACCGCCTGCCAGGGTGTGAAGCTTATGGGCGGCGCGGGCCAGCCCGGCTTCGACATCGCAGGCTCCGACCTGGTGCTGATGGTCGGCGCGGACGCCCTGAATTCCTGGGGCGCCACCGTGGCCAACCAGAAGGCCTTCGCCGCTGCGCGTCCCTCTGTCGGGGAAGCCACGGCCCATTTCGTCTACGCCGGTCCGGTGTTGAACAACACCGCCAGCGTGTGCGACAAGTGGCTTGCCGTTCCGCCCACCGCCACGGCAACCTTCTGCCTGGCCCTGGCAAACGCCCTTATCGAGTCCGGCGCCGTGTGCGCCGCGCCCGACTTCGCCGACTACAAGGCCCTTGCCGCCAAGGCCGCCGCCTCCTTTGAAGCCGCCACCGGCCTCAAGGCCGAGGCCCTCAAGGATCTGGCCGCAAAAATCAAGGCCGCCAAGGCCCCGCTGGTCATCGGCGGCGCTTCCTTCGGCCAGGGCGGCGGCGCGCTGGACTTTGTTGCCGCCGCATCGCTCAACGTGCTGCTTGGCCGCGTGGGCCAGCAGGGCGGCATGACCCTGCTGGGCAATGGCCCCAAGGCCATCGCCGCAGCGGCCGACCGCGACGCCGCAAAGGACGCCGCAAGCTTCCTGTCCGGTGTCGCCACCGGCAAGGCCACCCCGGCGGCGCTCATCGTGTACGAGGCCAATCCGGCCTACGCCCTGCCCCAGGCCGCGGAAATGGCCAAGGCCCTGGGCAACATCGCCTTCAAGGTGAGCTTCAGCACCTACATGGATGAAACGGCTGCCCTGGCCGATCTCATCCTGCCCGCTCCGCATCCCTTCGAGCGCCATGACGACGCGCTCAACCCCTACGGCGTGGCCAAGGCCACCTACCTGGCCGGCAAGCCCGTGGTGGCCAAGCCCGTGCACGACTGCAAGGACCCTGTCGATGTGCTGCTCGCCGCAAGTGGCAAGCTCGGCCTGTCGCTTGGGTTCGAGACCTACGCCGATGTGATCAAGGCCAAGGCGAGCGCCCTTGGAGCCGATTACGACGCCCTGGCGGCCGGCGGCATCTGGACCGGCGAAGCCAAAGGCGGCGGGCTCAGCCTGGGCGCTGCGGCGCTGGCCAAGGCCGCGGCCGCACCGCTGGCTGACAAGACCGTCGCCCTGGCCCCGGTGACCCGGCTTGCCTACGGCACCGCCAGCTTGGCCACCCCTCCCGCCAACCTGCTGGTTGTGCGCGACACGGAGCTCAAGGGCAAGGACTTCTTCGTGCAGATCAACGCCGCCACCGCCAAGAAGCTGGGAGTCGCCGACGGCAACCAGGTGAAGCTTACAGCCGGAAGCGGCGAGGTGAAGGCCCGTGTGCACGTGAACGAGGGCGTGGCCGCGGATACGGCCGCCATCCTGCTCGGCTTTGGCCACAGCGCTTGGGACGAATTCACCAAGGGCAAGGGCGAAAACGTCTATAAGATACTCACGGTGAGCGACGAGCCCGGCACTGGCATGAAAGTGTGGGCCGGGTCCACCGTCACCGTCGCCAAGGTCTAG
- a CDS encoding L,D-transpeptidase family protein: MRSTTLFMCAGVLALALCLGAAGCAPRPACLGGEDLTNGSRQLLLVVAEDWSSTQAHLQRLERSGPDEDWRRVGAPVAVNLGRNGLGWGRGLHGLALGAGPVKREGDGRAPVGLFALGQGFAQEPEEVKEARVPVLRADERLYCVDDAASPLYNTFARADGGPKAWKSAEDMLRADGQYRLGVFVRHNSDPVTPGAGSCIFLHIWLGQGVASSGCTNMDAADMLTVLRWLDADKGPLLAQLPRADYDRLRSAWRLPLLP; this comes from the coding sequence ATGCGTTCGACGACTCTTTTCATGTGCGCGGGCGTGTTGGCCCTTGCCCTGTGTCTTGGCGCGGCAGGCTGCGCCCCCCGGCCAGCTTGTCTGGGCGGCGAGGACTTGACCAACGGCTCGCGCCAGCTGTTGCTGGTGGTGGCCGAGGACTGGAGCAGCACCCAGGCCCATCTGCAGCGCTTGGAGCGTTCCGGGCCGGACGAGGACTGGCGGCGGGTTGGCGCGCCAGTGGCTGTGAACTTGGGACGCAACGGCCTGGGCTGGGGGCGCGGGCTGCATGGCCTGGCGCTGGGAGCTGGGCCGGTGAAGCGCGAGGGCGATGGCCGCGCGCCGGTGGGCCTGTTCGCGCTGGGGCAGGGCTTCGCCCAGGAGCCGGAAGAGGTCAAGGAGGCGCGGGTTCCGGTGTTGCGCGCCGACGAGCGGCTGTATTGCGTGGATGACGCCGCCTCGCCCTTGTACAACACCTTTGCGCGCGCAGATGGCGGGCCGAAGGCGTGGAAAAGCGCAGAGGACATGCTGCGCGCGGACGGCCAGTACCGTCTGGGAGTGTTTGTGCGGCACAACAGCGACCCCGTAACGCCCGGCGCCGGCTCTTGCATCTTCCTGCACATCTGGCTTGGGCAGGGCGTGGCGTCCTCCGGCTGCACCAACATGGACGCGGCAGATATGCTGACCGTGCTGCGCTGGCTGGATGCGGACAAGGGGCCGCTTCTGGCGCAGTTGCCGCGCGCCGATTACGATCGTCTGCGCAGCGCCTGGCGGTTGCCGCTTCTGCCTTGA
- a CDS encoding phosphoglycerate dehydrogenase: protein MRILANDGLNEEAVALLKKEGFSVETEKRSAEDLLGEIASFDALLVRSATKVTRELIEAGAKNGGKLKIIGRGGVGTDNIDLEAAKQCGVIVKFAPNGNTNATAEHALGLMFAVARKVPMAHRTLMGGVWHKKRFQGNELHGKTLGVIGCGRIGQCLAGKALGIGMKVVGYDLYQVQDSNVDYLPSIDDVLKVSDFVSLHTGGKDAIITERELALMKPTAYLINASRGSNVREADLCAALKNGTIAGAALDCFEKEPKREGEAFQSCLHELDNIVMSAHLGASTKNAVRKTGLEIATVVTKYLRRGDFGNSVNVGETVEQEGKRIYSLFITHEDKPGMFGKFGTTLGELGVNIRENNSRFLSDSVQTVYVVHQEPSEEVREKLMAIPGVKRVTF from the coding sequence ATGCGCATCCTCGCCAATGATGGCCTGAACGAAGAGGCCGTCGCCCTGCTCAAGAAGGAAGGGTTCAGCGTCGAAACCGAAAAGCGCAGCGCGGAGGATCTGCTGGGCGAGATCGCCAGCTTCGATGCCCTGCTCGTGCGCAGCGCCACCAAGGTCACCCGCGAACTCATCGAGGCGGGCGCCAAGAACGGCGGCAAGCTCAAGATCATCGGCCGCGGCGGCGTGGGCACCGACAACATCGACCTTGAGGCCGCCAAGCAGTGCGGCGTCATCGTGAAGTTCGCGCCCAACGGCAACACCAACGCCACGGCGGAGCACGCCCTGGGTCTGATGTTCGCCGTGGCCCGCAAGGTGCCCATGGCCCACCGCACCCTCATGGGCGGCGTGTGGCACAAGAAACGCTTCCAGGGCAACGAGCTGCACGGCAAGACGCTGGGCGTCATCGGCTGCGGCCGCATCGGCCAGTGCCTGGCGGGCAAGGCGCTGGGCATCGGCATGAAGGTGGTGGGCTACGACCTCTACCAGGTGCAGGACTCCAACGTGGACTACCTGCCCAGCATCGACGACGTGCTCAAGGTTTCCGACTTCGTCAGCCTGCACACCGGCGGCAAGGACGCCATCATCACCGAACGCGAGCTTGCGCTCATGAAGCCCACGGCGTATCTCATCAACGCCTCCCGCGGCAGCAACGTGCGCGAGGCCGACCTCTGCGCCGCCCTGAAGAACGGCACCATCGCCGGAGCCGCCCTGGACTGCTTCGAGAAGGAGCCCAAGCGCGAGGGCGAAGCGTTCCAGAGCTGCCTGCACGAGCTGGACAACATCGTCATGAGCGCGCATTTGGGCGCCAGCACAAAGAACGCCGTGCGCAAGACCGGGCTCGAAATCGCCACCGTGGTCACCAAGTACCTGCGCCGGGGCGACTTCGGCAATTCCGTCAACGTTGGCGAAACCGTGGAGCAGGAAGGCAAACGCATCTACTCGCTGTTCATCACCCACGAGGACAAGCCGGGCATGTTCGGCAAGTTCGGCACCACCCTGGGCGAGCTGGGGGTGAACATCCGCGAGAACAACTCGCGCTTCCTCTCCGACAGCGTGCAGACCGTGTACGTCGTCCACCAGGAGCCCAGCGAGGAGGTGCGCGAAAAGCTCATGGCCATCCCCGGCGTGAAGCGCGTCACCTTCTAG
- the qrcC gene encoding menaquinone reductase iron-sulfur cluster-binding subunit QrcC, translated as MSGHGAKEFNIKWGMVIDLDKCTGCGACMTACQVENNIAPLVDASNKLRTLSWMLVYELSNKKPAPEAEIAYLPRPCMQCGNPACVPVCPVVATDKNEEGGIVSQIYPRCIGCRYCMAACPYHARYFNWEDPVFPKGMEKALSPNTSARPRGVVEKCNFCHTRLMKAKDKARQEGGNPESLPDGAYMPACVEVCPTGAITFGDIKNPEHKVHELVKSEHAFRLLEKLGLEPQVYYMTKREWVRKLGDNYAATGKAGAEKKHS; from the coding sequence ATGTCTGGACACGGAGCAAAAGAATTCAACATCAAGTGGGGAATGGTCATTGACCTGGACAAGTGCACGGGCTGCGGCGCGTGCATGACCGCCTGCCAGGTTGAGAACAACATCGCCCCCCTGGTTGACGCGTCGAACAAGCTGCGCACCTTGAGCTGGATGCTGGTGTACGAGCTGTCCAACAAGAAGCCAGCGCCCGAGGCCGAAATCGCCTACCTGCCCCGGCCCTGTATGCAGTGCGGCAATCCCGCCTGCGTGCCCGTGTGCCCGGTCGTGGCCACGGACAAGAACGAGGAGGGCGGCATCGTCAGCCAGATCTACCCTCGCTGCATCGGCTGCCGGTACTGCATGGCCGCGTGCCCCTACCATGCCCGCTACTTCAACTGGGAAGACCCCGTTTTCCCGAAGGGCATGGAAAAGGCGCTTTCGCCCAACACCTCCGCCCGTCCGCGCGGCGTGGTTGAGAAATGCAACTTCTGCCATACCCGCCTCATGAAGGCCAAGGACAAGGCCAGGCAGGAGGGCGGCAATCCCGAATCCCTGCCCGATGGCGCCTACATGCCCGCCTGCGTCGAGGTGTGCCCCACCGGAGCCATCACCTTCGGCGACATCAAGAACCCGGAGCACAAGGTCCACGAGCTGGTGAAAAGCGAGCACGCCTTCCGCCTGCTTGAGAAGCTCGGCCTTGAGCCGCAGGTGTACTACATGACCAAGCGCGAGTGGGTGCGCAAACTGGGCGACAATTACGCCGCCACCGGCAAGGCCGGGGCTGAAAAGAAGCATTCCTAG
- a CDS encoding VOC family protein: MRFGMTIVTLGVDDLDRAAAFYEQGLGLEPSAISQGAIRFYQCGAAVLALYPRTGLLEDAQLPQASLGEPGRFDGVTLACNCASRQEVDGLMARAVAAGARMVKRPQEVFWGGYSGYFQDPEGHLWELAHADFFTLNEQGGLVLPPPARS, from the coding sequence ATGCGCTTTGGGATGACCATCGTGACCCTGGGCGTGGATGACCTGGACCGCGCGGCCGCGTTTTATGAGCAGGGGCTCGGACTTGAGCCCTCGGCAATCAGCCAGGGCGCTATCCGTTTCTATCAATGCGGGGCGGCTGTGCTGGCCCTGTACCCGCGCACAGGCCTGCTGGAGGACGCGCAACTGCCGCAGGCGAGCCTGGGCGAACCGGGCCGCTTCGACGGGGTGACCCTGGCGTGCAATTGCGCCAGTCGCCAGGAGGTGGACGGGCTTATGGCCCGGGCCGTGGCCGCAGGGGCGCGCATGGTGAAGCGGCCGCAGGAAGTGTTCTGGGGCGGGTATTCCGGATACTTCCAAGATCCCGAAGGACATCTTTGGGAGCTGGCCCACGCGGATTTCTTCACCCTCAACGAGCAGGGCGGGCTGGTGCTGCCGCCCCCGGCAAGGAGCTGA
- the qrcD gene encoding menaquinone reductase integral membrane subunit QrcD yields MDRALFPDGVERCSFGKFALWMGFITAFFLFGLYAMLLIFYKGIVVTGLDNYFGFGLWITFDLAVIALGAGAFFTGFLKYILKIDQLKNIINLTVIVGFICYSGAMLVLTMDIGQPIRAWFGYWHPNVHSMLTEVIFCITCYCLVLIIEYVPLILEQKQLNKIPFLHHLAHNMHVNMALFAGIGAFLSTFHQGSLGGMYGVLIGRPYAFREGFFIWPWTFFLFVLSAVGCGPVFTVLVCTFMEKLTGRKLVDFKTKALMGKIAGTMLTVYIFFKILDTWAWANNYLPSVGMTFDQMFYGVIYGKWLMFTEIILCGVVPAIMLITPSIRNNPTMLYTAAILDCIGVTLNRYLFTVQAIAIPVMPFDAWQTYAPNWAEWATSGMIVAYGFLVMSLSYRYLPVFPQERMLNK; encoded by the coding sequence ATGGATAGAGCACTCTTTCCCGATGGCGTGGAGCGCTGCTCCTTCGGCAAGTTCGCGCTGTGGATGGGATTCATCACGGCTTTCTTCCTCTTCGGCCTGTACGCCATGCTGCTCATCTTCTACAAGGGCATCGTGGTCACCGGCCTGGACAACTACTTCGGATTCGGTTTGTGGATCACCTTCGACCTGGCCGTCATCGCCCTCGGCGCTGGCGCGTTCTTCACGGGGTTCCTCAAGTATATCCTGAAAATCGACCAGCTCAAGAACATCATCAACCTGACGGTCATCGTCGGGTTCATCTGCTATTCTGGCGCCATGCTGGTGCTCACCATGGACATCGGCCAGCCCATCCGCGCGTGGTTCGGCTACTGGCACCCCAATGTCCACTCCATGCTCACTGAAGTCATCTTCTGCATCACCTGCTACTGCCTGGTGCTCATCATCGAGTACGTGCCACTGATTCTTGAGCAGAAGCAGCTGAACAAGATCCCCTTCCTGCACCACCTCGCGCACAACATGCACGTGAACATGGCCCTGTTCGCCGGAATCGGCGCGTTCCTGTCCACCTTCCACCAGGGCTCCCTGGGCGGCATGTACGGCGTGCTCATTGGCCGTCCCTATGCCTTCCGCGAAGGCTTCTTCATCTGGCCGTGGACCTTCTTCCTGTTCGTGCTCTCCGCCGTGGGCTGCGGCCCCGTGTTCACCGTGCTGGTGTGCACCTTCATGGAGAAGCTCACCGGTCGCAAGCTGGTGGACTTCAAGACCAAGGCCCTCATGGGCAAGATCGCTGGCACCATGCTCACTGTCTACATCTTCTTCAAGATTCTGGACACCTGGGCCTGGGCCAACAACTACCTGCCGAGCGTCGGCATGACCTTCGACCAGATGTTCTACGGGGTCATCTACGGCAAGTGGCTGATGTTCACCGAGATCATCCTCTGCGGCGTTGTGCCCGCCATCATGCTCATCACTCCGAGCATCCGCAACAACCCGACCATGCTGTACACCGCGGCCATCCTGGACTGCATCGGCGTGACCCTGAACCGCTACCTGTTCACGGTGCAGGCCATTGCCATCCCGGTGATGCCTTTTGACGCCTGGCAGACCTACGCGCCCAACTGGGCGGAGTGGGCCACCAGCGGCATGATCGTGGCTTACGGCTTCCTGGTCATGAGCCTGTCCTACCGCTACCTGCCGGTGTTCCCCCAGGAGCGTATGCTGAACAAGTAG
- a CDS encoding periplasmic heavy metal sensor, whose amino-acid sequence MKRFPTILAASCAAIALSSSLALAAEPIQPPRHIPHATPWNHGRGGMMVPDAGPFAQLSPEKQEAARRLMDAHAKAMAPLHQDLYAKMAALEALNAAGEGEGAKAKAVIRDIADLNAKMLIENGKFRTRMIKETGLRIPVMGHGPRHGMMGGKGCGMMAGPGAPVPPPPANAEADAVADDAVTDHSAHH is encoded by the coding sequence ATGAAGCGTTTCCCGACAATTCTCGCGGCCAGCTGCGCCGCCATCGCCCTCTCCTCTTCCCTTGCGCTGGCGGCAGAGCCGATCCAGCCGCCTCGTCACATTCCCCATGCCACGCCGTGGAACCATGGCAGAGGCGGCATGATGGTCCCCGATGCAGGACCGTTTGCGCAACTCTCGCCGGAGAAGCAGGAGGCCGCGCGCAGGCTCATGGACGCGCACGCCAAGGCCATGGCCCCTCTGCACCAGGACCTCTACGCCAAAATGGCCGCTTTGGAGGCACTGAATGCCGCAGGTGAAGGCGAAGGCGCAAAGGCCAAGGCCGTCATTCGGGACATTGCCGACCTGAACGCAAAGATGCTGATTGAAAACGGGAAGTTCCGCACCAGAATGATCAAGGAGACCGGCCTGCGGATCCCGGTGATGGGGCATGGGCCCCGGCATGGCATGATGGGCGGCAAAGGCTGCGGCATGATGGCCGGACCTGGCGCGCCGGTGCCCCCCCCTCCGGCCAACGCCGAAGCCGATGCTGTGGCCGACGATGCGGTAACGGACCACTCGGCCCACCATTAA